In one Brevibacillus composti genomic region, the following are encoded:
- the cas8c gene encoding type I-C CRISPR-associated protein Cas8c/Csd1, protein MSWLATLNQTYENHAHVIGQFEKKANDREYALIPVSHTTQSAHIEVILDGQGNFITAKVIDKSEASTIIPCTEASASRTSAPVPHPLFDKLIYVAGDYTRYCGEGKGTPHADYMEQLLSWCESPAAHPKVKSVYTYLSKGTLMADLIREKVLWVDEQEKLIEKWTPTLEEKYGERPEIFKVIASDQSAAFVRFAVQIPGEAESRLWRDPSVQQSFVQFYDRLLSERDLCYVTGEHLPYADKHASRIRNSADKSKLISANDTSGFTFRGRFRNSRDAVSISYEVSQKAHNALKWLIDRQGFIVDGKVFLVWGPDRLEVPDPFGDTFSLYQDEEEASGDLAHKEYANQIRRAIGGYRFDGDYKAKVIIMVLDAATPGRMSIVYYRDLNKELFLDRLQQWHETCLWLHRYRKDGENRTISFLGAPSSRDIAFAAYGPRASDKIVKVLIERMLPSIIDGAKIPLDIVRSAVNRASNPVGMEEWEWEKTLSITCALVNKTYEKEGFTVGLDTANKDRSYLFGRMLAIADVLERRALGRDEKRATNAIRYMNAFAQRPGRTWTIIQSNLQPYQARMGTDAGYYNRLLDEVGSQLKAEHFTDRPLSGLYLLGFYSQRHELYKSKKEKDSEAEQINENYEMGEDVQ, encoded by the coding sequence ATGAGCTGGCTCGCTACTCTGAATCAGACGTATGAGAACCATGCGCACGTCATCGGTCAATTTGAAAAAAAAGCTAATGATCGGGAGTACGCGTTAATCCCTGTCTCTCATACGACTCAAAGTGCGCATATTGAGGTAATCCTCGACGGACAAGGTAATTTTATCACGGCCAAAGTGATCGACAAGAGCGAGGCGAGCACGATTATTCCCTGTACCGAGGCTTCCGCAAGCCGAACTAGCGCTCCGGTGCCACACCCTCTGTTTGACAAGCTCATATATGTGGCTGGTGACTATACCCGTTATTGCGGTGAAGGAAAAGGAACACCACATGCAGATTACATGGAGCAATTGCTTTCCTGGTGCGAATCCCCCGCAGCACATCCCAAGGTGAAAAGTGTATACACATACCTGAGCAAAGGAACGTTAATGGCTGATTTGATTCGGGAGAAGGTGCTTTGGGTCGATGAGCAGGAAAAACTGATCGAAAAGTGGACGCCGACGCTGGAAGAGAAGTACGGAGAGAGACCTGAGATTTTCAAAGTGATTGCTTCCGATCAAAGTGCCGCTTTTGTCAGATTTGCCGTACAAATTCCGGGTGAAGCAGAATCACGACTGTGGCGTGATCCGTCTGTGCAACAATCTTTCGTTCAATTTTACGATAGATTGTTATCGGAAAGAGATTTGTGTTACGTAACAGGGGAACATCTCCCTTATGCAGACAAGCACGCCTCCCGCATCCGAAACTCCGCTGACAAGTCCAAGCTGATATCTGCCAACGATACGAGTGGATTTACTTTTCGCGGGAGATTTCGAAACAGCCGAGATGCTGTGTCGATTAGTTACGAAGTATCCCAGAAAGCGCATAACGCTCTAAAATGGCTGATTGATCGACAGGGGTTTATTGTGGACGGCAAGGTTTTTCTGGTATGGGGTCCGGATAGATTAGAAGTACCGGATCCTTTCGGTGACACATTCAGTTTGTACCAGGATGAGGAGGAGGCAAGCGGCGATCTGGCTCACAAAGAGTATGCAAATCAGATCCGTCGTGCGATCGGTGGCTACCGATTTGACGGCGACTACAAGGCAAAAGTCATTATCATGGTGCTGGATGCGGCTACACCAGGCAGAATGTCGATCGTCTACTACCGTGATTTGAATAAAGAACTCTTCCTCGATCGCTTGCAACAGTGGCATGAAACATGCCTGTGGCTGCATCGTTATCGAAAAGATGGAGAGAACCGGACGATATCGTTTCTAGGAGCACCTTCATCACGAGACATTGCTTTTGCTGCGTATGGTCCAAGAGCCAGTGATAAAATCGTCAAGGTATTAATCGAAAGAATGCTGCCATCGATTATTGATGGAGCGAAAATACCACTGGATATCGTGCGAAGTGCTGTCAACCGCGCCTCTAATCCGGTAGGGATGGAAGAGTGGGAATGGGAAAAAACACTGAGCATAACTTGTGCTTTAGTAAACAAAACCTATGAAAAGGAGGGCTTTACAGTGGGATTAGATACCGCAAATAAGGATCGGAGTTATTTATTCGGCAGAATGCTAGCCATAGCCGATGTGCTGGAAAGAAGGGCGCTGGGGCGTGATGAGAAGCGTGCTACCAATGCTATACGCTATATGAATGCCTTTGCGCAAAGACCGGGGCGCACCTGGACCATTATCCAGTCAAATCTTCAGCCTTATCAGGCCAGAATGGGCACAGACGCGGGGTATTATAATCGCTTACTGGATGAAGTCGGATCGCAACTCAAGGCGGAACATTTTACAGATCGACCGTTAAGCGGTTTGTACTTGCTCGGATTTTACAGTCAACGTCATGAATTATACAAGAGTAAGAAGGAGAAAGATTCGGAAGCTGAACAAATAAACGAAAATTATGAAATGGGAGAGGATGTACAATGA
- the cas7c gene encoding type I-C CRISPR-associated protein Cas7/Csd2, producing MSTLDHKIDFAVVLSVRNANPNGDPLNGNRPRQNYDGRGEISDVCIKRKIRNRLQDMGESILVQSDERRSDSYRSIKDRVDANEELQEFAKGKKQNNELYAQVACQTWLDVRSFGQVFAFSGSDVSIGIRGPVSIHTAVSIDPIDISSMQITKSVNAVTPKDPNKKSSDTMGMKHRVDFGVYVFYGSINTQLAEKTGFTNEDAEKIKQALITLFENDTSSARPDGSMEVHRVYWWKHKSKLGQYSSAKVHRSLQIQLKEGITEAKSVEDYHYSIQPLEGLEVQEYAGL from the coding sequence ATGAGTACACTTGATCACAAAATTGATTTTGCCGTTGTTCTGTCTGTCCGTAACGCCAATCCCAATGGTGATCCGCTAAATGGAAACCGCCCGCGGCAGAATTACGATGGACGTGGTGAGATCTCGGATGTGTGCATAAAGAGAAAAATTCGAAACCGCCTGCAAGATATGGGCGAGTCGATTCTGGTGCAGTCCGACGAAAGGCGATCAGACTCCTATCGCAGTATAAAAGATCGCGTAGATGCGAATGAAGAACTCCAGGAATTTGCCAAAGGCAAGAAGCAAAACAATGAATTGTACGCGCAAGTTGCTTGCCAAACGTGGCTGGATGTACGCAGCTTTGGACAAGTCTTTGCTTTTAGCGGCTCGGATGTATCCATTGGCATTCGCGGTCCCGTTTCGATTCATACAGCAGTAAGTATTGATCCCATTGATATTTCGAGTATGCAAATTACCAAAAGCGTGAATGCGGTTACCCCCAAAGACCCCAACAAAAAAAGCTCTGATACCATGGGGATGAAGCATAGAGTCGATTTTGGCGTCTATGTTTTTTACGGTAGCATCAATACCCAATTGGCGGAGAAGACCGGGTTTACGAATGAAGATGCGGAGAAGATCAAGCAGGCATTAATCACCTTGTTTGAAAATGACACCTCTTCCGCACGCCCAGATGGCAGCATGGAGGTACATCGCGTGTACTGGTGGAAGCATAAGTCCAAATTGGGACAATACTCTTCCGCAAAAGTGCACCGCTCTCTTCAGATTCAATTAAAAGAAGGCATTACGGAAGCAAAGTCGGTAGAGGATTATCATTACAGCATTCAACCACTCGAAGGTCTGGAAGTCCAAGAATATGCAGGGCTATAA
- the cas4 gene encoding CRISPR-associated protein Cas4 yields MQGYNEEDFLLLSGIQHFNFCRRQWALIHIEQQWEENVRTLEGAYVHRVADQPLLREKRGDKLIVRSLPVHSKQLGITGICDVVEFVLDPEGISLAGEEGLYLPYPVEYKRGKPKKDDSDRSQLIAQMLCLEEMLVCELSLGYLFYDEIKHRVEVTVSPSDKERVRTTLLEMHHYFQRNHTPKVKVGPHCQSCSLNLVCLPELMKRRTVSSFIESRLGE; encoded by the coding sequence ATGCAGGGCTATAACGAAGAGGACTTTCTGTTGCTTTCCGGGATACAGCACTTCAATTTCTGTAGAAGACAATGGGCGCTCATCCATATTGAACAGCAATGGGAAGAAAATGTTCGTACTTTGGAAGGGGCATATGTACACCGAGTAGCGGATCAACCCTTGCTTCGTGAAAAAAGAGGGGACAAGCTGATCGTCCGTTCTTTGCCGGTCCACTCAAAGCAGTTGGGCATCACAGGTATTTGTGATGTTGTCGAGTTTGTTCTTGATCCTGAAGGGATTTCGCTTGCAGGGGAGGAAGGCTTGTACCTTCCTTACCCTGTTGAATACAAGCGGGGGAAGCCCAAAAAAGATGACTCGGATCGATCCCAGTTAATTGCCCAAATGCTATGTCTTGAGGAAATGTTGGTCTGTGAACTCTCGCTCGGCTATCTCTTTTATGATGAAATCAAACATCGCGTTGAGGTGACTGTTTCTCCCTCGGATAAGGAGCGCGTGAGGACAACCTTGCTGGAAATGCACCACTACTTTCAACGAAATCACACCCCAAAAGTGAAGGTGGGGCCGCACTGCCAAAGCTGTTCCCTGAATCTTGTTTGCTTGCCTGAATTGATGAAACGGAGAACGGTTTCCAGCTTTATTGAAAGCAGGTTAGGCGAATGA